Proteins from a genomic interval of Fusarium oxysporum Fo47 chromosome I, complete sequence:
- a CDS encoding major facilitator superfamily transporter has product MHESGQTDDGVLPSPDGGYGWVVVGSCFILNALTWCVTASFGVYLTEYVSSKRFANAKLMEYGLIGGLNFSCAILLTPLATHLAGRYPLKAVILLGCFLQSIGYVTAPFASRAQHLYLTEGALVGSGIGFVIVPSTAVLSQWFSKRRSIANGISSAGSGVRGAAFTWGTAAMIKHQGLDWALCATGIITFATDVVGFLNVGTATRRPLIGLVSDRFSRIATAYMLTLLCSLVYFVLWLLATSFGLTLFFSIVCGAILGVFWMASIFLFTFAPNL; this is encoded by the exons ATGCACGAATCCGGTCAAACTGATGATGGTGTCTTGCCTTCTCCTGATGGAGGATATGGCTGGGTCGTGGTGGGCTCGTGCTTCATTTTAAATGCTCTTACTTGGTGTGTAACAGCA TCCTTTGGTGTCTATCTAACAGAATACGTCTCATCCAAAAGGTTCGCTAACGCTAAGCTGATGGAATACGGGCTTATCGGCGGGCTGAACTTCAGTTGTGCTATACTCCTTACTCCGCTAGCAACCCACCTCGCCGGCAGATATCCTTTAAAAGCTGTTATCCTGCTTGGATGCTTCTTACAAAGCATTGGTTACGTAACTGCTCCTTTTGCCTCCAGAGCACAGCATCTGTATCTTACTGAGGGGGCTCTGGTTGGGAGCGGGATCGGCTTCGTCATCGTGCCTAGCACGGCCGTCCTGTCGCAGTGGTTTTCGAAACGGCGCAGTATAGCCAACGGAATCAGCTCTGCCGGCTCTGGTGTCAGAGGAGCAGCCTTTACTTGGGGAACAGCTGCTATGATTAAACATCAGGGGTTAGACTGGGCACTTTGCGCAACTGGTATCATTACCTTC GCCACCGACGTTGTTGGCTTTTTGAACGTAGGGACCGCGACTAGACGTCCCCTTATTGGCCTCGTAAGCGATCGTTTCTCCCGGATTGCCACTGCCTACATGCTTACGCTTCTCTGCAGTCTCGTTTACTTTGTCCTCTGGTTACTGGCCACGTCGTTTGGACTGACACTGTTCTTTTCTATTGTTTGCGGGGCAATCTTGGGAGTCTTCTGGATGGCGAGCATATTTCTCTTCACATTTGCTCCGAATCTTTAG